Part of the Halococcus saccharolyticus DSM 5350 genome, GGAGTGGGACGTGACGCACCGTCGTCGGGCGCGCGACGACACACGACAGTCCTCGTTCGCCGCATCCGAGCGCACCCCGATCGACGCCGAGCAGGCGAACACGGACAGCCAGGACACGAACGCGGAAACCGACGAATAACGGAGATACACGGTCGATACCGTCGCCGAACGACCGCTCTATTCGCTCGTCTCGTTCGGGGCCTGGCCGGTTTCGAGTCCCTCGTCTGCGGGGACTGTCGGCGTGTTCTCGAACGGTGTCCCGGTCTCCTCGGGTGGTTTCTGGCCAGTTCCGAGCGCCTCGTCGTCCGGCGCGCTGGGGGCGTCTCCGCTGGTCGTGGTGGCGGCGCTCTCTCCAGTGCTCGCGCCGCCGGCGCTTTCGCCAGCAGTATCGGTTGTGTCGTCGCTGCCGGTGGCGTCGCTGCCATCGCCGTTTTCGCCACCGCCGGCGTCACCGCTTTCGCCGCTGCCGCCGTCGGTGTCACTGCTTTCGTTGCTACTCCCGCTACCGAGCTGTGAACAGCCGGCGAGCAACACGAACCCAGTCGCGCTCCCTACGCCGACGAGATACTGCCGTCGATCCATTATCACACCGATCGGATCATGCAACGAAAACGTTCGGATATGCCGGCCGGGACGGCTCCGTCACCCGGCGTATCGTTTAGGGGCGTCGACCGACAACCCTGCTCTGATGTCCGCGAGCGCCTACCGCGACGTCCGCTCGATCGCGGTCCACGTCGAGGACGTGGTGGCCGCGATCGAGGCGAACCGGAGCGACGGTCCCCGGACGGTGCTCCGGGTGACGCCGCCGTTCGACGGCCGAATGCGGGCCCGACTCCACGTCGAACACGCCGGCGAGTACGCCGAGCGCGACGATCCGGACCCGATCCACGTTGCACCCTCGCGGCTCGTCGCGGACCCGCCCGCTCGCCCGACGCCGGACGGGACCGCCGACCGTCTCCGCGCCGATCCCGACGCGACGTACACCGTCGAGACTCATCACGAGCGCCACGCGGCGGCGATGACGGCGTGGCGCGAGGCGCTCGCCGGATCGATCGTCGACTCGATCACGCTCGATGGGCTGGATGGTCCTCACGGCGTCGACGTGGTCGTCCTCGGCTGAGTCATCTCGTCCGGTTTATCCGATGGCCGAGGCTATCGTGCGCCATGAGCGACGACACGCCGTCGATCCTGAGTCACGAAGAGGAAGCGATCGCTGCCGCGCTCGCCGAAGGGACCGATCCCGTCACCATCGCCGACGACCTCGACAGCTCGGTCGCGGCGGTCGAAGCGTCGATCGACCGCATCCGCGAGAAGACCGAGCGGGCGTTCGCCACTCTCGAAGCCAGCCCGTTTGCCGCCGACCTCGCGCACGACCTCGACCCCGAGCGTCGCGCCGCACTCCGAACCGCGCTCGGTGAGTGAACAGTCTCTATCCCGCCCAAAACTCGCTGTCCGTGAAACGTCGAAAACCGTCCAAGGACGTCGGAACGGTCGTCTCGGCTGCGTTTGCTGCTATCGAAACGAGCCGTTACCATCACGACAGTTGCTACGAACGTGCGTCAACGCTCACCATAGTATAAGTCACTCCAGTACGATAGATCGTTTGGGGCCGTCAGTATGTCACGGAGGACCGAACGAGTGCTCGCCCGTGGGACCGGCGAGACGAACGGGGTCGGCGCAACGCTCGCGTCGCTGTACGCGAACTACCGGGACGATCCCCGGACACAACCGATCCAGGCGATCGCGTTCTGGCTGGCAGTCGGACTGCCCGTCGTCACTCTCTCACTGTTCGCAACCGGGCTCTCGAACGGAGCGGAAGTGACGCTGTTCGTTGGGTTGTTGGGTCTGAACGCCGTCGCAGTCGTCGCCGGCCACGCCCACCGCGCCTGAGGCGTGGCCGACTCGCCCGTTTCACTCGCCCGAGAGCGCCGCCCGAAGTCGGGGCCACTCCGCGGCGATGGTCCGGCGCTTGAGCAACACGAATCCCGTGAAGATCAACACGAATCCGGCGACCGTCGCCGCATCGATCGATTCGCCGAGAACGAGTGCGCCCGAGATCGCGGCGAACACCGGCGCGACGTACGAGACGAGGTTGATCTCGATCGGACCGAGTCGATCGAGCAGATCGAAGTAGATCAGGAAGCCGACCGCGCTCGCCCCGATCGAGAGGTACGCGAGCGCGGCGAGCGCACTCGGCGTCACTGCGACCCCCGCGATCGACTCGCCGAGGACGACGCTCACACCGTGTAACAGGAGTGCGCCGCCGACCATCGACCACGCTTCCATCGTTTCGATCGGAAGATCGGCGGGGATCCGACGGGTCAGGACGCTCCCGAGCGCGAACGCGACCGCCGCAGCGAAGACGAGTCCTTCCGCGAGCAGATCACCATTGAGGAGGTTCGACGGGTCCGGACTGGTCAACACCGCTACGCCGACGAGTCCGAGCAGGATACCGGCGGTTCCAGCGGTGGTGAGGCGTTCATTGGGGAGGAACACCCGCGCGAACGCACTCGTCAGCACGGGCGAGAGGCTCACGACGACCGCCGCGGCCGCGCTGGTGGTCCCCTGCTCGCCGACGAACAGGAAGGCGTGGTACGCGGCGATCAGAAAGACCGCGCCGACTCCGACGAGCGCCCACTCGTTTCGGCCCCGTGGCCGCCACCGATCGGTCGCGTAGACCGCGTAGCCGAGCATCAAGAGGCCGGCGACGTCGTACCGAAACGCCGCGAAAAGGACGGGCGGAAAGTATGCGAGACCCGCCTTGATCGCCATAAACGCGGTCCCCCACAGGCCGGCGAGGACGAGAAAGGCGAGGAGGTTGCGGTAGCGCACCACCGACGATCGGCGGGGCCGAGACCTGAACGTTACGCACTCGGTTCGTCCGCCGCCCGTTCGTCTCGCTCCTCCAGATCGGATTCCGTGGCCTGTGCTCGTTCCTCGGGAGGATCGAGTGGCGTGCTCTGCCAGTAGGGATGATCGTCGACCGCCCGAAAACACGCCGTCTCGTGGTCCGGTCCGGCGTCGAACCGTCCCGGATCGTCCTCACGGCACGCCTCACGGGCGTGAGGACACCGGGTGTGGAACCGACAGCCGGCGGGAGGATCGCGCGGCGAGGGCACGTCGCCGGCGAGTGCCTCGACGTCGCGGTCGCGCTCTTCGGTGTTCGCCCGCGGGACGCTTTCGAGCAGCGCCTCGGTGTAGGGATGGCTCGGGCGCTCGAAAATGTCGTCGACGGGGCCGATCTCCACGATCTCGCCGAGATACATCACCGCGACGCGGTCCGAGATGTGCCGTACCACCGAGAGGTCGTGGGCGATGAACAGGTAGGTCAGGTCGAACTCGTCTTGGAGATCCCCCAGCAGATTCAGGATCTGGGCCTGGACCGAGACATCGAGCGCGCTCACGGGTTCGTCGAGCACCACGAACTCGGGATCGAGCGCGAGTGCGCGGGCGATCCCGACGCGCTGGCGCTGGCCGCCCGAGAACTCGTGGGGGTAGCGCTCGCGCTGGGCCGCCGAGAGGCCGACCCGTTCGAGGAGGTCGGCGACGCGCTCGTCGCGTTCTTCGCGCGTGTCGATCCCGTGGACGTCGAGCGGTTCGCGCACGATCTCACCGACGGTCTGGCGGGGATCGAGGCTCGAAAACGGGTCCTGGAAGACGATCCCCGCACGCTGACGGAACGCCGTCTCCTCGTCACCGGACAGCTCACCGACCGCCTCACCGTCGAAGCGCACGGTCCCGGCGGTCGCTTCGCGGAGCCCGAGCAGGGTCTCGCCGGTGGTCGACTTCCCACAGCCCGACTCGCCGACCAGTCCGAGTGTCTCGCCGCGCTCGACCCCGAACTCCACGCCGTCGACCGCCCTGACGGCCGTCGGGTCCCGTCCCAGCAGCCGGTCGAGCAGCGAGTCGTTCTCGTAGTAGTGCTTTTCGAGGCCATCGACGCTCACCAGCGGTTCGTCCGGCTCTCTAGCCTGCCGTTCGTCCACGTCGACCCCGTCGTGATCGAGTCGTTCGCTCATGTGTCACTTCCTCCGTCGGATTCGTCGAAGTACCCCTCCGGCAGCGCGCGCGCCTCGTCGAACTCGTGATCGGCGAGATAGCACTTCGCGGTGTGGGAGGTCGCGTCGCCTGGCACGCCGTCGCTCCCTGTAGCCGACCCTGCCGCATCCGCTCCCGTCCCGTCCGCCTCCTCAGCGACGCCCGCACCGTCGACCGCAAACGCGGGCGGCTTGTCGAGACACTCCTCCATCGCCTTCGGACACCGATCGGCGAAGTAACACCGATCGTCCATCTCTGCGGCGACCAGGCTCGGGACGTTGCCCTCGATCGGATCGAGGCGTGGAGCGGGATCGTCGAGGTCCGGGATCGACCCCAAGAGTCCCTGCGTGTAGGGATGCACAGGGCTATCGAACACGTCTTCAAGACTGCCGTGCTCGACGATCTCGCCGGCGTACATCACCCCGAGCCGATCGCACGTTCTGGCGATCACCCCGAGGTCGTGGGTGATCAGCACGATCGCCATGTCGAGTTCGTCCTGGAGGTCGGCCAGCAGATTGAGAATCTGGGCCTCGATGGTAACGTCGAGCGCGGTGGTTGGCTCGTCGGCGATCAGGAGATCGGGTTCGCCCGCGAGCGCCTGCGCGACCATCGCGCGCTGGAGCATTCCGCCCGAGTACTGGTGTGGGTACTCCCCGGCGCGCGCTTCGGGGTCGGGGATTCCCACCTGTCCGAGCAGCTCGATCGCGCGCTCGTGGCTCTCCTCGCCGACGTAATCCCGCGTCGGAATGACCGTGCTCGCCAGCATCGACCCGAGTCCAAAGCCCTGGGTGCGCGAGCGGGTCGAGCGCGGGTTCGTGCTCGCGCGGCGCTGCACTTCTACTGCTTCGGCGATCTGCTCGCCCACGGTGATCGAGGGGTTGAAGCTGCTCATCGGATCCTGAAAGATCATGCTCACCGAGGAGCCTCGAAGCGAGCGCCGGACTTCGGGGGGCACGCGCCGGAGATCGACCGCATCACCGTCGACGGCGTCGGGATGCGACGCTGCCATCTCGCTGGCGAGGTCGGCGTCGCGATACCACACCTCTCCTGCGACGATCTCGCCGGGTGACTCGACGAGATCGATGAGCGACAACGCCGTGACCGACTTCCCGGAGCCGGACTCGCCGACGACACCGAACACCTCGCCGTCGTGGACGGTCAAATCGACCGACTCGACCGCGTTGACCTGCCCTTCCTCGGTGAAGAAACGAGTCGTGAGGTCGCGAACGTCGAGCAGGGGCTCGGAACTCTCTCCGCCAGCCATCACGCCCCACCCCCTTCGCCTTCGATACCGGGATCGAGGGCGTCGCGGAGCCAGTCGCCGATCAGGTTGACGCCGATCACGGTCAGTACGATCGCGATGCCTGGCATCGTCGAGATCCACCACGCGGTGGCGAGGTAGTCACGGCCCTGTGCGATGTCGAAGCCCCACGAGAGGTTCGCGCCCGAGAACCCGAGATACGACAGCGAGCTCTCGAGGAGGATGATCGCCGCGATCTGGATGGTCGCGAGCACCAGAATGGGGGTGATGCTGTTCGGCAGCACGTG contains:
- a CDS encoding DMT family transporter, producing the protein MVRYRNLLAFLVLAGLWGTAFMAIKAGLAYFPPVLFAAFRYDVAGLLMLGYAVYATDRWRPRGRNEWALVGVGAVFLIAAYHAFLFVGEQGTTSAAAAVVVSLSPVLTSAFARVFLPNERLTTAGTAGILLGLVGVAVLTSPDPSNLLNGDLLAEGLVFAAAVAFALGSVLTRRIPADLPIETMEAWSMVGGALLLHGVSVVLGESIAGVAVTPSALAALAYLSIGASAVGFLIYFDLLDRLGPIEINLVSYVAPVFAAISGALVLGESIDAATVAGFVLIFTGFVLLKRRTIAAEWPRLRAALSGE
- a CDS encoding ABC transporter ATP-binding protein → MSERLDHDGVDVDERQAREPDEPLVSVDGLEKHYYENDSLLDRLLGRDPTAVRAVDGVEFGVERGETLGLVGESGCGKSTTGETLLGLREATAGTVRFDGEAVGELSGDEETAFRQRAGIVFQDPFSSLDPRQTVGEIVREPLDVHGIDTREERDERVADLLERVGLSAAQRERYPHEFSGGQRQRVGIARALALDPEFVVLDEPVSALDVSVQAQILNLLGDLQDEFDLTYLFIAHDLSVVRHISDRVAVMYLGEIVEIGPVDDIFERPSHPYTEALLESVPRANTEERDRDVEALAGDVPSPRDPPAGCRFHTRCPHAREACREDDPGRFDAGPDHETACFRAVDDHPYWQSTPLDPPEERAQATESDLEERDERAADEPSA
- a CDS encoding ABC transporter ATP-binding protein — its product is MAGGESSEPLLDVRDLTTRFFTEEGQVNAVESVDLTVHDGEVFGVVGESGSGKSVTALSLIDLVESPGEIVAGEVWYRDADLASEMAASHPDAVDGDAVDLRRVPPEVRRSLRGSSVSMIFQDPMSSFNPSITVGEQIAEAVEVQRRASTNPRSTRSRTQGFGLGSMLASTVIPTRDYVGEESHERAIELLGQVGIPDPEARAGEYPHQYSGGMLQRAMVAQALAGEPDLLIADEPTTALDVTIEAQILNLLADLQDELDMAIVLITHDLGVIARTCDRLGVMYAGEIVEHGSLEDVFDSPVHPYTQGLLGSIPDLDDPAPRLDPIEGNVPSLVAAEMDDRCYFADRCPKAMEECLDKPPAFAVDGAGVAEEADGTGADAAGSATGSDGVPGDATSHTAKCYLADHEFDEARALPEGYFDESDGGSDT